The following coding sequences lie in one Cyanobacterium sp. Dongsha4 genomic window:
- the chlP gene encoding geranylgeranyl reductase, which translates to MTIRVAVVGGGPAGSSTAEVLAKAGIETYLFERKLDNAKPCGGAIPLCMVSEFDLPPEIIDRRVRKMKMISPSNIEVNIGQTLKDDEYIGMCRREVLDGFMRDRAAKLGANLINGTVYQLDIPSNDRDPYVLHYADHSNGTAQGEMKTLKVDLVVGADGANSRIAKAIDAGDYNYAIAFQERIRLPEDKMAYYEDLAEMYVGNDVSPDFYAWVFPKYDHVAVGTGTMKVNKAIIKDLQAGIRKRAAKRLEGGEIIKVEAHPIPEHPRPRRVVGRVALVGDAAGTVTKSSGEGIYFAAKSGRMCAEMIVEASNNGQKVPSEADLKTYIKRWDKKYGATYLVLDILQRVFYRSDATREAFVEMCADIDVQKITFDSYLYKTVVPSNPLVQMKITAKTIGSLLRGNALAP; encoded by the coding sequence GTGACAATTAGGGTTGCAGTAGTTGGCGGAGGTCCTGCAGGTTCTTCTACCGCAGAAGTGTTGGCGAAAGCTGGTATTGAAACTTATCTGTTTGAAAGAAAGTTAGACAACGCTAAACCTTGTGGAGGAGCAATTCCTCTTTGTATGGTCAGTGAGTTTGATTTACCCCCCGAAATTATTGATCGCCGTGTGCGTAAAATGAAGATGATTTCCCCTTCTAATATTGAGGTGAATATTGGTCAAACCCTCAAAGATGATGAATATATCGGGATGTGTCGTAGGGAAGTTTTAGATGGTTTTATGCGCGATCGCGCCGCTAAATTAGGGGCAAATTTAATTAATGGTACAGTATATCAATTAGATATTCCTTCTAACGACCGTGACCCTTATGTGCTTCATTATGCAGATCACTCCAATGGTACAGCCCAAGGGGAAATGAAAACATTAAAAGTGGATTTAGTCGTTGGTGCGGATGGTGCTAACTCTCGTATTGCAAAGGCGATCGATGCTGGAGATTACAACTATGCGATCGCATTCCAAGAAAGAATTAGATTGCCTGAAGATAAAATGGCATACTATGAAGATCTTGCAGAAATGTATGTTGGTAATGATGTCTCCCCAGACTTTTATGCGTGGGTATTCCCTAAATATGACCACGTTGCCGTTGGTACAGGTACAATGAAAGTAAATAAAGCCATTATCAAGGACTTACAAGCTGGTATTCGTAAACGTGCCGCCAAACGCCTTGAAGGGGGAGAAATAATCAAAGTTGAAGCTCACCCCATTCCTGAACATCCTCGCCCTCGTCGTGTAGTGGGTAGGGTTGCCCTTGTAGGAGATGCGGCTGGGACTGTTACCAAATCTTCTGGAGAAGGTATTTACTTCGCCGCTAAATCTGGCAGAATGTGTGCAGAAATGATTGTGGAAGCTAGTAACAACGGTCAAAAAGTACCCTCTGAAGCTGATCTCAAAACCTATATCAAACGTTGGGATAAGAAATATGGGGCTACTTATTTAGTATTAGACATTTTACAGAGAGTCTTCTACCGCAGTGATGCAACTCGTGAGGCTTTTGTGGAAATGTGTGCTGACATTGATGTGCAAAAAATTACCTTTGATAGCTATCTCTACAAAACCGTTGTACCCAGTAATCCATTAGTACAAATGAAAATTACTGCTAAAACCATCGGTAGCCTTTTAAGAGGTAACGCCTTAGCACCTTAA
- the ribD gene encoding bifunctional diaminohydroxyphosphoribosylaminopyrimidine deaminase/5-amino-6-(5-phosphoribosylamino)uracil reductase RibD — protein MTDIDLLMMNRCIQLAKQAEGKTSPNPLVGAVIVKNGEIVGEGYHPQAGLPHAEVYALKQAGEKAKNATVYVNLEPCNHYGKTPPCTEALIKAGVKRVVVGMIDPDERVSGRGIKRLAESGIEVKIGVAEDACLRLNEAFIHRVKTGFPFGVFKYAMTLDGKIATDTGHSQWITGKSARHFVHELRSISSAVIIGGNTLRRDNPLLTTHGLMSHNPLRVVMTASFDLPTSAQLWQQDTAKTVIFTTPQPDSSLKDSLLSQGVEIVEIANLNTTMVMENLAKRGCNSVLWECGGNLAKDAIASGNIQKIYCFIAPKIIGGKGLFSPIGDMKIDNMNNALALTNTYIRQIDTDFLIEGYLNFH, from the coding sequence ATGACAGATATAGATCTCTTAATGATGAATCGATGTATCCAACTGGCTAAACAAGCAGAAGGAAAAACATCTCCTAATCCATTAGTAGGGGCAGTTATTGTCAAAAATGGAGAAATTGTCGGAGAAGGGTATCATCCTCAAGCAGGATTACCCCATGCGGAAGTTTACGCCCTAAAACAAGCAGGAGAAAAAGCGAAGAATGCTACGGTTTATGTTAATTTAGAACCTTGTAACCACTATGGTAAAACTCCCCCTTGCACTGAGGCTTTAATTAAGGCAGGAGTAAAGAGGGTTGTAGTAGGAATGATTGACCCCGATGAGAGGGTTTCGGGCAGAGGAATAAAACGATTAGCAGAATCGGGCATAGAAGTAAAAATTGGGGTGGCAGAAGATGCTTGTTTGCGTTTGAATGAGGCTTTTATTCATCGTGTTAAAACAGGATTTCCTTTTGGGGTTTTTAAGTATGCCATGACTTTAGATGGGAAAATAGCGACGGATACGGGGCATAGTCAATGGATTACGGGAAAATCCGCACGGCATTTTGTTCATGAGTTGAGAAGTATATCATCAGCCGTAATTATTGGGGGTAATACTTTACGACGAGACAATCCTTTACTTACTACTCACGGTTTAATGTCTCATAATCCTTTGCGGGTGGTGATGACTGCTTCTTTTGATTTACCTACTTCTGCCCAATTGTGGCAACAAGATACGGCTAAAACTGTTATTTTTACAACTCCTCAACCTGATTCTTCTTTAAAAGATAGTTTACTGTCTCAGGGGGTGGAAATTGTGGAAATAGCGAATCTTAACACGACTATGGTTATGGAAAATTTAGCGAAAAGGGGATGTAATTCTGTTTTGTGGGAATGTGGCGGAAATTTGGCAAAAGATGCGATCGCATCTGGTAATATTCAAAAAATATACTGTTTCATTGCTCCTAAAATTATCGGTGGGAAAGGTCTTTTTTCCCCCATTGGTGATATGAAAATAGATAATATGAATAATGCTTTAGCTCTTACAAACACTTATATTCGTCAAATAGATACTGATTTTTTAATCGAAGGTTATTTGAATTTTCATTAA
- the psbU gene encoding photosystem II complex extrinsic protein PsbU — protein MKLWRNLITFIAVAFFFCAGVFHAPVQALDFNTVLQASPRIVAAETTRRNAADDLLTTEFGQKIDINNSDIRDFRELKGFYPKLASIIIQNAPYEQVEDVLNIPGLSENQKERLQANLDNFTANPQSNVFNEGDERYNAGVY, from the coding sequence ATGAAATTATGGCGTAACCTTATTACTTTTATTGCTGTTGCTTTTTTCTTTTGTGCAGGAGTTTTTCATGCACCTGTACAGGCTTTAGATTTTAACACCGTATTACAGGCTAGTCCTCGCATAGTGGCGGCGGAAACAACTCGTCGCAATGCGGCTGATGATTTGTTAACCACTGAATTCGGTCAAAAAATCGACATTAATAACAGTGATATTCGTGATTTTCGTGAGTTGAAAGGCTTTTATCCTAAGTTAGCTAGTATTATTATTCAGAATGCTCCCTATGAGCAAGTAGAGGATGTTTTGAATATCCCCGGTTTAAGTGAAAACCAAAAAGAAAGATTACAAGCTAATTTGGATAACTTTACTGCTAATCCTCAGTCTAATGTTTTCAATGAGGGTGATGAGCGTTATAACGCTGGTGTCTATTAA
- the rsmA gene encoding 16S rRNA (adenine(1518)-N(6)/adenine(1519)-N(6))-dimethyltransferase RsmA — protein sequence MTIRPRKQFGQHWLKSQKALDTIIFSAELNKSNPQTGTQGDRILEIGPGTGVLTKRLLPLVDKLLAVEIDRDLCKKLVNDYGKTDNFLLLEGDFLELNLPEILQPFPDFLAYNKVVANIPYNITGPIIEKLLGTISKPAEKQLDAIVLLIQKEVGERLTAEPNNKVYGALTLKVQYLADCEIVCTVPARDFYPPPKVDSVVVKITPRNLASPAKNPAFLDSLIKLGFSSRRKMLKNNLKSLISPDTLNDTLEKLNLNPQARAENLSLEEWINLSNYLN from the coding sequence ATGACCATTAGACCCCGAAAACAGTTTGGACAACACTGGTTAAAAAGTCAAAAAGCCTTAGATACAATCATTTTTTCTGCTGAGTTAAACAAAAGTAATCCCCAAACTGGCACTCAGGGCGATCGCATTTTAGAAATAGGACCAGGTACAGGGGTTTTAACAAAAAGATTATTGCCTTTAGTTGACAAACTATTAGCTGTGGAAATTGATCGGGATTTATGTAAAAAATTAGTAAATGACTATGGAAAAACAGATAATTTTCTCTTGTTAGAAGGAGATTTTTTAGAGTTAAATTTACCAGAAATTTTACAACCTTTTCCTGATTTTTTAGCTTACAATAAAGTGGTTGCTAACATACCTTATAATATTACAGGTCCTATTATCGAAAAACTTTTAGGCACTATTAGTAAACCCGCAGAAAAACAGTTAGATGCGATCGTTTTATTAATTCAGAAAGAAGTAGGGGAAAGACTTACAGCAGAGCCGAATAATAAAGTTTATGGAGCTCTAACTTTAAAAGTGCAATATTTAGCAGACTGTGAAATAGTTTGTACTGTACCAGCTAGGGACTTTTATCCTCCGCCAAAAGTTGATTCTGTGGTGGTGAAAATAACTCCTCGAAATTTAGCTAGTCCTGCGAAAAATCCAGCGTTTTTAGACAGTTTAATTAAATTAGGTTTTTCTAGTAGAAGAAAGATGCTGAAAAATAATTTAAAATCTTTAATTTCTCCTGACACGTTAAATGACACTTTAGAAAAACTAAATCTCAATCCTCAAGCTCGTGCAGAAAATTTAAGTCTTGAAGAATGGATAAATTTAAGTAATTATCTAAACTAA
- a CDS encoding glucose-1-phosphate thymidylyltransferase — protein sequence MKALILSGGKGTRLRPLTYTGAKQLVPVANKPILWYGIEAIVRAGITDIGIIISPETGEEIQKKTGDGSRFGAKITYIHQDSPDGLAHAVKIAQPFLADSPFVMYLGDNLIAEDLDLYLQDFKEQQLDALILLRKVSNPTAFGVAKINEKGEVLELIEKPKNPPSNLALVGIYFFSSAIHDVINNLKPSARGELEITDAIQSLIENKKPVSAQELKNWWLDTGKKDDLLEANRIILDTNLTADYKYEITDNSQIIGRVKIGKNTTIINSTIRGPVIIGDDCHLENCFIGPYSSIADNVHLSEIDLEHSVILKSAEVKGIEQRIVDSVIGQRAKIHFVPKRPKALSFMIGDDSQIELT from the coding sequence ATGAAAGCATTAATTCTATCTGGTGGAAAAGGAACTCGTTTAAGACCCCTCACCTATACGGGAGCAAAGCAACTTGTACCAGTGGCAAATAAACCTATTCTTTGGTATGGTATCGAAGCGATTGTGAGGGCAGGAATTACGGATATAGGTATAATTATAAGTCCTGAAACAGGGGAAGAAATACAGAAAAAAACCGGTGATGGCAGTAGATTTGGAGCAAAAATAACTTACATTCATCAGGATAGCCCCGACGGTTTAGCCCATGCAGTAAAAATCGCCCAGCCTTTTTTGGCAGATTCCCCTTTTGTTATGTACTTGGGAGATAACTTAATTGCAGAGGACTTAGATTTATATTTACAAGATTTTAAGGAACAACAATTAGACGCTTTAATTTTACTTAGAAAGGTATCTAATCCTACAGCTTTTGGGGTCGCAAAAATTAATGAAAAAGGAGAGGTTTTAGAATTAATAGAAAAGCCAAAAAATCCTCCCTCTAATTTAGCTTTGGTGGGTATTTATTTTTTCTCTTCCGCAATTCATGACGTGATTAACAATCTAAAACCTTCTGCTAGGGGGGAATTAGAAATAACGGATGCGATTCAATCTTTAATTGAAAATAAAAAACCTGTTTCAGCTCAAGAATTAAAAAATTGGTGGTTAGATACGGGAAAAAAAGATGATTTATTAGAAGCTAACCGTATTATTTTAGATACGAATTTAACAGCAGATTATAAATATGAAATTACTGATAATAGTCAAATTATTGGCAGAGTTAAAATAGGAAAAAACACAACAATTATTAACTCAACTATTAGAGGTCCTGTGATTATTGGAGATGATTGTCATCTGGAAAACTGTTTTATCGGTCCTTATTCTAGTATTGCTGACAATGTTCACTTAAGCGAGATTGATCTTGAACATAGTGTAATTTTAAAATCGGCGGAAGTAAAAGGTATTGAGCAAAGAATTGTTGATAGTGTGATTGGGCAAAGAGCAAAAATACATTTTGTGCCAAAACGCCCTAAAGCCTTAAGTTTTATGATTGGTGATGACTCACAAATTGAGTTAACTTAA
- the hisIE gene encoding bifunctional phosphoribosyl-AMP cyclohydrolase/phosphoribosyl-ATP diphosphatase HisIE, with protein sequence MSINPSIPLSQSIPVDKIQYNEQGLVPAITQDYLDGTVLMMAWMNKESLRKTLETGEAWYWSRSRQELWHKGATSGHIQKVKSIRYDCDNDALLLTIEQVGDVACHTGERSCFHQIDHSKSAPSADTLTELFKIICDRKEHPVEGSYTCKLYEGGDNKILKKIGEESAEVVMACKDNDPDEIVAEVADLFYHTLVALAYHKVNLRDVYKKLQERRR encoded by the coding sequence ATGTCTATTAATCCTTCAATTCCCCTCAGTCAATCAATCCCTGTGGATAAAATTCAATACAATGAGCAAGGATTAGTACCAGCTATTACCCAAGATTATCTTGATGGTACAGTATTAATGATGGCGTGGATGAATAAGGAATCTCTACGTAAAACCCTTGAGACAGGAGAAGCATGGTATTGGAGTCGTTCTCGTCAAGAATTATGGCACAAAGGAGCTACTTCTGGACATATTCAAAAAGTGAAAAGCATTCGCTACGATTGTGACAATGATGCCCTTTTACTTACTATTGAACAGGTTGGCGATGTAGCTTGTCATACGGGAGAAAGAAGTTGTTTTCATCAAATTGATCATTCTAAGTCTGCCCCCTCTGCAGATACTTTGACAGAATTGTTTAAAATAATATGCGATCGCAAAGAGCATCCCGTTGAAGGTTCTTACACCTGTAAATTGTACGAAGGAGGAGATAATAAAATTCTCAAAAAGATTGGCGAAGAAAGTGCCGAGGTTGTTATGGCTTGTAAAGATAATGACCCTGATGAGATTGTCGCCGAAGTTGCCGACTTGTTCTATCATACCCTTGTTGCTTTAGCTTACCATAAAGTTAACTTACGAGATGTTTACAAAAAACTGCAAGAAAGAAGAAGATAA
- the petM gene encoding cytochrome b6-f complex subunit PetM, with protein sequence MTAESMLFNGAILCFAVVLIGLAWGFLLLKLTGESE encoded by the coding sequence ATGACTGCTGAAAGTATGTTGTTTAACGGGGCAATTCTTTGTTTTGCTGTTGTTTTAATTGGTTTAGCTTGGGGCTTTCTTTTACTAAAACTCACAGGTGAAAGCGAGTAA
- a CDS encoding peroxiredoxin: MTLQLGDQVPDFTQASSQGEISFYDWAGDSWVVLFSHPADYTPVCTTELGTVASLKSEFDKRNVKILALSVDGVESHQGWIQDINETQNTQVNYPILADEDRKVADLYGMIHPNSLNNLTVRSVFIIDSNKKLRLTITYPASTGRNFDEILRVIDSLQLTDNYQVATPANWQDGGDCVVVPSIPTEEAKQKFPKGVTEIKPYLRMTPQPNK; this comes from the coding sequence ATGACATTACAGTTAGGAGATCAAGTTCCTGATTTTACCCAGGCATCTAGCCAAGGAGAAATTTCTTTTTATGATTGGGCCGGAGACAGTTGGGTTGTGTTGTTTTCTCATCCTGCTGACTACACACCAGTTTGCACCACAGAATTAGGCACTGTAGCTAGTTTAAAATCCGAATTTGATAAACGCAACGTCAAAATTTTAGCCTTAAGCGTTGATGGTGTTGAATCTCATCAGGGTTGGATTCAAGATATTAATGAAACCCAAAACACTCAAGTTAACTATCCTATTCTCGCTGATGAAGACCGTAAAGTAGCAGATTTATACGGAATGATTCATCCCAACTCTCTCAACAATCTTACTGTGAGAAGTGTTTTTATCATCGACTCAAATAAAAAATTGCGCCTAACTATCACCTATCCTGCTAGTACAGGTCGTAACTTTGATGAAATTTTAAGAGTTATTGATTCTTTACAATTAACTGACAACTATCAAGTTGCAACACCAGCTAACTGGCAAGATGGCGGAGATTGCGTAGTTGTTCCCTCCATTCCTACTGAAGAAGCTAAACAAAAATTCCCTAAAGGAGTAACAGAAATTAAACCTTATTTGCGCATGACTCCTCAGCCTAACAAGTAA